One Esox lucius isolate fEsoLuc1 chromosome 1, fEsoLuc1.pri, whole genome shotgun sequence genomic region harbors:
- the znf296 gene encoding zinc finger protein 296: protein MSRRKQGSRPQHLSAIQDAPDPSDAAPVSSLEERASLTQVRVQEEARDLLTCGQCGQAFPLAHILAFIQHKQGGCRTFGHSPNAHNPPSPANRTQQRSAVPQMESGFVELRSVTNRSRGKEHDVKAEPNRTEEPSCFTCQLCECVLPSAWALLQHAQHTHSFSIYLEDEEDEEERTGGRGHQHTSAATLDPRQLGHTLATAFHPSALRLPRIFRPRQNPSPAPPQANSAPSSRDQQALNFSVRLKELAQGSNVTTGGLVPTTSPSPPGGALQAGFPCELCGQGFQSLRSLSAHRRTHAYERPYHCGLCDQAFAQSGQLARHMRSHRREATGAVGVAYEGTELGLVGEDEGVSQGTRGRFAIQGTGEAALIGGPGERENSELDLSLSKHHSPGSGLVLLSSQAGGPDRSLLRLFQPQGDLGEDELEGQVDRRHASPCASPSEGSLESGETGGSGESGIASGNCTPKRPERDERAPVGGEWERDGEAVDGEREWLVAGNSDVIQEWPRDNEPRSAGANGVGSRGNGGGPGKKKREEACEYCGKQFRNSSNLTVHRRSHTGERPYRCGLCSYACAQSSKLTRHMKTHGARGARAPFLCQLCAVPFTVYATLEKHLKKVHGLSHAGAEAQAGAAPSDGALVKLEEGVVVKLEEEEDVADQMEFKLAAVEEQGLEAEENRAGELGGAGSPAVVEGRVGDLPAEGSTDAVLV from the exons atgtccAGACGAAAACAAGGCAGCCGACCGCAACACCTGAGCGCAATTCAAG ATGCCCCCGACCCGTCAGATGCTGCCCCTGTTTCGTCATTGGAGGAGAGGGCTTCACTTACCCAGGTCAGGGTTCAGGAGGAGGCTCGTGACCTACTGACCTGTGGGCAGTGTGGACAGGCCTTCCCCCTCGCCCACATCCTGGCCTTCATTCAACACAAACAGGGGGGCTGTCGCACCTTCGGCCACAGCCCCAACGCCCACAACCCTCCGTCCCCGGCCAACCGGACCCAGCAGCGCAGTGCCGTCCCTCAGATGGAGTCAGGTTTTGTGGAGCTGAGGAGTGTGACCAACCGGTCCAGGGGAAAGGAGCATGACGTGAAGGCGGAGCCAAACAGAACAG AAGAGCCATCCTGTTTCACCTGCcagctgtgtgagtgtgtgttgccCTCAGCCTGGGCCCTGCTCCAACACGCCcagcacacacactccttcaGCATCTACcttgaggatgaggaggacgaAGAGGAGAGGACGGGCGGAAGGGGTCACCAGCACACATCTGCAGCCACGTTGGACCCACGTCAGTTGGGCCACACCCTGGCCACCGCCTTCCACCCCTCAGCCCTGCGTCTGCCACGCATCTTCCGTCCACGCCAAAATCCCAGCCCTGCCCCTCCCCAGGCCAACTCCGCCCCCTCCTCCAGAGACCAGCAGGCCCTCAACTTCTCTGTCCGCCTGAAGGAACTGGCGCAGGGCAGCAACGTCACCACTGGGGGTCTGGTCCCCACGACCTCGCCTTCTCCCCCGGGCGGGGCCCTCCAGGCGGGGTTCCCCTGTGAGCTGTGTGGCCAGGGCTTCCAGTCCCTGCGCAGTCTGTCAGCCCACCGGCGGACCCATGCTTACGAGAGGCCCTACCACTGTGGACTGTGTGACCAGGCCTTCGCCCAGAGTGGTCAGCTGGCTCGCCACATGAGGAGTCACCGCAGGGAGGCCACCGGGGCTGTGGGGGTGGCGTACGAGGGGACCGAGTTGGGGCTGGTAGGTGAGGATGAGGGGGTCAGTCAGGGGACGAGGGGGAGGTTTGCAATTCAGGGGACGGGAGAGGCGGCGTTGATTGGAGGACcgggggagagggagaactCTGAGTTGGACCTGTCCCTGTCCAAGCATCACTCCCCAGGCTCTGGCCTGGTCCTGCTCTCCTCCCAGGCTGGAGGTCCGGACAGGAGCCTGCTCAGGTTGTTCCAGCCCCAGGGAGATTTGGGGGAGGATGAGCTGGAGGGACAGGTGGACCGCCGGCACGCCTCCCCCTGCGCCAGCCCCTCCGAGGGGTCACTGGAGAGCGGGGAGACCGGAGGCAGTGGGGAGAGCGGCATCGCCAGCGGGAACTGCACCCCTAAGCGACCGGAGAGGGACGAGCGGGCGCCGGTGGGGGGTGAGTGGGAGAGGGACGGGGAGGCCGTggacggagagagggagtggcTCGTGGCAGGGAACAGCGACGTGATCCAGGAGTGGCCGAGGGACAACGAACCGAGGAGTGCGGGAGCAAACGGCGTCGGCAGCCGTGGGAACGGCGGCGGGCCGgggaagaagaagagggaggaggcCTGCGAGTACTGCGGGAAACAGTTCCGGAACAGCAGCAACCTGACGGTGCACCGGCGCAGCCACACGGGCGAGCGGCCCTACCGATGCGGCCTGTGCAGCTACGCCTGCGCCCAGAGCTCCAAGCTCACGCGCCACATGAAGACCCACGGCGCTCGCGGGGCCCGCGCGCCCTTCCTCTGTCAGCTGTGCGCCGTGCCCTTCACCGTGTATGCCACCCTGGAGAAACATCTGAAGAAGGTCCACGGGCTGAGTCACGCCGGCGCCGAGGCCCAGGCGGGTGCCGCTCCCTCGGACGGCGCCCTCGTCAAGCTGGAGGAAGGGGTGGTCGTcaagctggaggaggaggaggatgttgCGGACCAGATGGAGTTCAAGCTGGCTGCCGTGGAGGAGCAGGGACTGGAGGCTGAGGAGAACCGTGCAGGAGAGTTGGGCGGTGCCGGCAGCCCAGCCGTAGTTGAAGGTCGTGTTGGTGATCTCCCTGCTGAAGGCAGTACAGACGCGGTCTTGGTGTAA
- the clasrp gene encoding CLK4-associating serine/arginine rich protein isoform X1 produces MWQEARKHERKLRGMMVDYKRRGERRREYYEKIKKDPAQFLQVHGRAYKIHLDSAVALAAESPINMMPWQGDTNNMIDRFDVRAHLDYIPTFTPPLLSSVTPEQESEERKCNYERYRGLVQNDFASISEEQCLYQIQMDELYGGLQRPNEDEKKKLAKEKATIGYTYEDSTVTEPGEEEEKGEEDDSENSESEEDEGIPDIDVEVDVDELNTEQELDLNKMATPYGMSEGDFVRMLRKDKDEVEAIKHAKALEAEKAMYSGRRSRRQRREFREKRLKGRQISPPSYARRDSPTYDPYKRPQSESSSESRSRSRSPGPEKITFITSFGGSDEEAATATQAPPPVHSGHTPANSLHHPAGHSRGSRRRRSSSSPSSSSRSSSNGSSSRSSSRSRRNTRRGGGRDRRYSRSRSRRRSDSRSRGRGANGERAGSRRRYNRTRSRSNDRDRNRDRDREMDRGRDRDAGCRFTARRSTRSRSDSRQGERARRGGRGRSSGGHRRGVSSSPSASQSPQLSCTPSPSHKGGQPSATALCDKLRKPDTPGGKETGAAKPKMTPQEKLKIRMQKALNRQSKADKKAAQAKVMQQENKRAEREGELRAMARKIRMNGVCSRERERREKERDEWERQYGRQSHSPSPSKYGRDYSSSRRRSRSRSRSPYYRY; encoded by the exons GATGCCCTGGCAGGGAGACACCAACAACATGATTGACAGGTTTGACGTGAGAGCCCACCTGGACTACATCCCCaccttcaccccccccctcctcagCTCAGT CACCCCAGAACAGGAGTCAGAGGAGAGGAAGTGCAACTATGAGCGTTACAGAGGCCTGGTGCAGAACGACTTCGCCAGCA TCTCTGAGGAGCAGTGTTTGTACCAGATTCAAATGGATGAGCTCTACGGTGGATTACAGAGGCCAAATGAGGATGAGAAGAAAAA GCTCGCTAAGGAGAAGGCCACCATTGGCTACACGTACGAGGACAGCACTGTGACCGAgcctggggaggaggaggagaaaggggaggaggatGACTCTGAGAACAGCGAATCAGAAGAGGATGAGGGCATCCCCGACATTG ATGTGGAGGTGGATGTTGATGAGCTCAACACAGAGCAAGAGTTGGATCTGAACAAGATGGCCACCCCATATGGAATGTCAGAGGGGGACTTTGTCAG GATGCTGAGAAAAGACAAGGATGAGGTGGAGGCAATCAAACATGCCAAAGCTCTGGAGGCAGAGAAGGCCATGTACTCG GGCCGTCGTTCTCGCCGTCAGAGGAGGGAGTTCAGAGAGAAGAGACTGAAGGGCAGACAGATCAGCCCACCCAG CTATGCCAGGAGAGACAGCCCCACCTACGACCCCTACAAACG GCCTCAGTCGGAGTCAAGTTCGGAGTCACGGTCGCGCTCCCGTTCCCCGGGCCCCGAGAAGATCACCTTCATCACCAGCTTCGGAGGCAGTGACGAGGAGGCTGCCACGGCTACCCAAGCCCCACCCCCTGTCCACTCTGGCCACACCCCCGCCAACTCGCTGCACCACCCCGCAGGTCATAGCAGGGGCTCCCG CAGACGCCGCTCTTCCTCcagcccctcctcttcctctcgctCCTCCTCCAATGGCTCCTCCTCTCGTTCCTCCTCTCGCTCCCGCCGCAACACGCGCCGCGGAGGAGGCAGGGACAGGCGGTATTCCCGCTCCAGGTCGAGACGGCGCTCGGACTCGCGGTCTCGCGGCAGGGGAGCTAACGGGGAAAGAGCTGGGTCACGGAGGAGATACAACCGGACACGGTCCCGCTCCAATGACAGAGACCGGAACCGGGACAGAGACCGGGAGATGGACAGGGGACGGGACCGGGATGCTGGGTGTCGATTCACCGCACGCAGAAGCACACG ATCCCGCTCAGACTCTCGGCAGGGGGAGCGTGCCAGGCGGGGGGGTAGGGGGCGTTCTTCTGGAGGCCACCGAAGGGGGGTCAGCAGTAGCCCCAGTGCCTCCCAGTCCCCCCAGCTCAGCTGCACCCCCTCACCCTCCCACAAAGGAGGGCAGCCCTCTGCCACTGCTCTCTGTGACAAGCTGAGAAA GCCTGATACTCCGGGTGGTAAAGAGACAGGAGCTGCCAAA CCCAAGATGACCCCTCAGGAGAAGCTGAAGATACGCATGCAGAAGGCGTTGAACAGACAGT CCAAGGCGGATAAGAAAGCAGCGCAGGCGAAAGTCATGCAGCAGGAGAATAAGCGAGCG gagcgagagggagagcTTCGAGCCATGGCACGCAAGATCCGGATGAA TGGTGTGTGTTCCAGGGAGCGAGAGCGtcgggagaaggagagggatgagTGGGAGAGACAATACGGACGACAGAGTCACTCGCCCTCCCCGTCTAAATATG GTCGTGACTACAGCTCCTCCAGAAG GAGGTCCCGCTCCCGCTCGAGGAGTCCATACTACCGCTACTGA
- the clasrp gene encoding CLK4-associating serine/arginine rich protein isoform X4: MWQEARKHERKLRGMMVDYKRRGERRREYYEKIKKDPAQFLQVHGRAYKIHLDSAVALAAESPINMMPWQGDTNNMIDRFDVRAHLDYIPTFTPPLLSSVTPEQESEERKCNYERYRGLVQNDFASISEEQCLYQIQMDELYGGLQRPNEDEKKKLAKEKATIGYTYEDSTVTEPGEEEEKGEEDDSENSESEEDEGIPDIDVEVDVDELNTEQELDLNKMATPYGMSEGDFVRMLRKDKDEVEAIKHAKALEAEKAMYSGRRSRRQRREFREKRLKGRQISPPSYARRDSPTYDPYKRPQSESSSESRSRSRSPGPEKITFITSFGGSDEEAATATQAPPPVHSGHTPANSLHHPAGHSRGSRRRSSSSPSSSSRSSSNGSSSRSSSRSRRNTRRGGGRDRRYSRSRSRRRSDSRSRGRGANGERAGSRRRYNRTRSRSNDRDRNRDRDREMDRGRDRDAGCRFTARRSTRSRSDSRQGERARRGGRGRSSGGHRRGVSSSPSASQSPQLSCTPSPSHKGGQPSATALCDKLRKPDTPGGKETGAAKPKMTPQEKLKIRMQKALNRQSKADKKAAQAKVMQQENKRAEREGELRAMARKIRMKERERREKERDEWERQYGRQSHSPSPSKYGRDYSSSRRRSRSRSRSPYYRY, encoded by the exons GATGCCCTGGCAGGGAGACACCAACAACATGATTGACAGGTTTGACGTGAGAGCCCACCTGGACTACATCCCCaccttcaccccccccctcctcagCTCAGT CACCCCAGAACAGGAGTCAGAGGAGAGGAAGTGCAACTATGAGCGTTACAGAGGCCTGGTGCAGAACGACTTCGCCAGCA TCTCTGAGGAGCAGTGTTTGTACCAGATTCAAATGGATGAGCTCTACGGTGGATTACAGAGGCCAAATGAGGATGAGAAGAAAAA GCTCGCTAAGGAGAAGGCCACCATTGGCTACACGTACGAGGACAGCACTGTGACCGAgcctggggaggaggaggagaaaggggaggaggatGACTCTGAGAACAGCGAATCAGAAGAGGATGAGGGCATCCCCGACATTG ATGTGGAGGTGGATGTTGATGAGCTCAACACAGAGCAAGAGTTGGATCTGAACAAGATGGCCACCCCATATGGAATGTCAGAGGGGGACTTTGTCAG GATGCTGAGAAAAGACAAGGATGAGGTGGAGGCAATCAAACATGCCAAAGCTCTGGAGGCAGAGAAGGCCATGTACTCG GGCCGTCGTTCTCGCCGTCAGAGGAGGGAGTTCAGAGAGAAGAGACTGAAGGGCAGACAGATCAGCCCACCCAG CTATGCCAGGAGAGACAGCCCCACCTACGACCCCTACAAACG GCCTCAGTCGGAGTCAAGTTCGGAGTCACGGTCGCGCTCCCGTTCCCCGGGCCCCGAGAAGATCACCTTCATCACCAGCTTCGGAGGCAGTGACGAGGAGGCTGCCACGGCTACCCAAGCCCCACCCCCTGTCCACTCTGGCCACACCCCCGCCAACTCGCTGCACCACCCCGCAGGTCATAGCAGGGGCTCCCG ACGCCGCTCTTCCTCcagcccctcctcttcctctcgctCCTCCTCCAATGGCTCCTCCTCTCGTTCCTCCTCTCGCTCCCGCCGCAACACGCGCCGCGGAGGAGGCAGGGACAGGCGGTATTCCCGCTCCAGGTCGAGACGGCGCTCGGACTCGCGGTCTCGCGGCAGGGGAGCTAACGGGGAAAGAGCTGGGTCACGGAGGAGATACAACCGGACACGGTCCCGCTCCAATGACAGAGACCGGAACCGGGACAGAGACCGGGAGATGGACAGGGGACGGGACCGGGATGCTGGGTGTCGATTCACCGCACGCAGAAGCACACG ATCCCGCTCAGACTCTCGGCAGGGGGAGCGTGCCAGGCGGGGGGGTAGGGGGCGTTCTTCTGGAGGCCACCGAAGGGGGGTCAGCAGTAGCCCCAGTGCCTCCCAGTCCCCCCAGCTCAGCTGCACCCCCTCACCCTCCCACAAAGGAGGGCAGCCCTCTGCCACTGCTCTCTGTGACAAGCTGAGAAA GCCTGATACTCCGGGTGGTAAAGAGACAGGAGCTGCCAAA CCCAAGATGACCCCTCAGGAGAAGCTGAAGATACGCATGCAGAAGGCGTTGAACAGACAGT CCAAGGCGGATAAGAAAGCAGCGCAGGCGAAAGTCATGCAGCAGGAGAATAAGCGAGCG gagcgagagggagagcTTCGAGCCATGGCACGCAAGATCCGGATGAA GGAGCGAGAGCGtcgggagaaggagagggatgagTGGGAGAGACAATACGGACGACAGAGTCACTCGCCCTCCCCGTCTAAATATG GTCGTGACTACAGCTCCTCCAGAAG GAGGTCCCGCTCCCGCTCGAGGAGTCCATACTACCGCTACTGA
- the clasrp gene encoding CLK4-associating serine/arginine rich protein isoform X3 yields the protein MWQEARKHERKLRGMMVDYKRRGERRREYYEKIKKDPAQFLQVHGRAYKIHLDSAVALAAESPINMMPWQGDTNNMIDRFDVRAHLDYIPTFTPPLLSSVTPEQESEERKCNYERYRGLVQNDFASISEEQCLYQIQMDELYGGLQRPNEDEKKKLAKEKATIGYTYEDSTVTEPGEEEEKGEEDDSENSESEEDEGIPDIDVEVDVDELNTEQELDLNKMATPYGMSEGDFVRMLRKDKDEVEAIKHAKALEAEKAMYSGRRSRRQRREFREKRLKGRQISPPSYARRDSPTYDPYKRPQSESSSESRSRSRSPGPEKITFITSFGGSDEEAATATQAPPPVHSGHTPANSLHHPAGHSRGSRRRRSSSSPSSSSRSSSNGSSSRSSSRSRRNTRRGGGRDRRYSRSRSRRRSDSRSRGRGANGERAGSRRRYNRTRSRSNDRDRNRDRDREMDRGRDRDAGCRFTARRSTRSRSDSRQGERARRGGRGRSSGGHRRGVSSSPSASQSPQLSCTPSPSHKGGQPSATALCDKLRKPDTPGGKETGAAKPKMTPQEKLKIRMQKALNRQSKADKKAAQAKVMQQENKRAEREGELRAMARKIRMKERERREKERDEWERQYGRQSHSPSPSKYGRDYSSSRRRSRSRSRSPYYRY from the exons GATGCCCTGGCAGGGAGACACCAACAACATGATTGACAGGTTTGACGTGAGAGCCCACCTGGACTACATCCCCaccttcaccccccccctcctcagCTCAGT CACCCCAGAACAGGAGTCAGAGGAGAGGAAGTGCAACTATGAGCGTTACAGAGGCCTGGTGCAGAACGACTTCGCCAGCA TCTCTGAGGAGCAGTGTTTGTACCAGATTCAAATGGATGAGCTCTACGGTGGATTACAGAGGCCAAATGAGGATGAGAAGAAAAA GCTCGCTAAGGAGAAGGCCACCATTGGCTACACGTACGAGGACAGCACTGTGACCGAgcctggggaggaggaggagaaaggggaggaggatGACTCTGAGAACAGCGAATCAGAAGAGGATGAGGGCATCCCCGACATTG ATGTGGAGGTGGATGTTGATGAGCTCAACACAGAGCAAGAGTTGGATCTGAACAAGATGGCCACCCCATATGGAATGTCAGAGGGGGACTTTGTCAG GATGCTGAGAAAAGACAAGGATGAGGTGGAGGCAATCAAACATGCCAAAGCTCTGGAGGCAGAGAAGGCCATGTACTCG GGCCGTCGTTCTCGCCGTCAGAGGAGGGAGTTCAGAGAGAAGAGACTGAAGGGCAGACAGATCAGCCCACCCAG CTATGCCAGGAGAGACAGCCCCACCTACGACCCCTACAAACG GCCTCAGTCGGAGTCAAGTTCGGAGTCACGGTCGCGCTCCCGTTCCCCGGGCCCCGAGAAGATCACCTTCATCACCAGCTTCGGAGGCAGTGACGAGGAGGCTGCCACGGCTACCCAAGCCCCACCCCCTGTCCACTCTGGCCACACCCCCGCCAACTCGCTGCACCACCCCGCAGGTCATAGCAGGGGCTCCCG CAGACGCCGCTCTTCCTCcagcccctcctcttcctctcgctCCTCCTCCAATGGCTCCTCCTCTCGTTCCTCCTCTCGCTCCCGCCGCAACACGCGCCGCGGAGGAGGCAGGGACAGGCGGTATTCCCGCTCCAGGTCGAGACGGCGCTCGGACTCGCGGTCTCGCGGCAGGGGAGCTAACGGGGAAAGAGCTGGGTCACGGAGGAGATACAACCGGACACGGTCCCGCTCCAATGACAGAGACCGGAACCGGGACAGAGACCGGGAGATGGACAGGGGACGGGACCGGGATGCTGGGTGTCGATTCACCGCACGCAGAAGCACACG ATCCCGCTCAGACTCTCGGCAGGGGGAGCGTGCCAGGCGGGGGGGTAGGGGGCGTTCTTCTGGAGGCCACCGAAGGGGGGTCAGCAGTAGCCCCAGTGCCTCCCAGTCCCCCCAGCTCAGCTGCACCCCCTCACCCTCCCACAAAGGAGGGCAGCCCTCTGCCACTGCTCTCTGTGACAAGCTGAGAAA GCCTGATACTCCGGGTGGTAAAGAGACAGGAGCTGCCAAA CCCAAGATGACCCCTCAGGAGAAGCTGAAGATACGCATGCAGAAGGCGTTGAACAGACAGT CCAAGGCGGATAAGAAAGCAGCGCAGGCGAAAGTCATGCAGCAGGAGAATAAGCGAGCG gagcgagagggagagcTTCGAGCCATGGCACGCAAGATCCGGATGAA GGAGCGAGAGCGtcgggagaaggagagggatgagTGGGAGAGACAATACGGACGACAGAGTCACTCGCCCTCCCCGTCTAAATATG GTCGTGACTACAGCTCCTCCAGAAG GAGGTCCCGCTCCCGCTCGAGGAGTCCATACTACCGCTACTGA
- the clasrp gene encoding CLK4-associating serine/arginine rich protein isoform X2, producing MWQEARKHERKLRGMMVDYKRRGERRREYYEKIKKDPAQFLQVHGRAYKIHLDSAVALAAESPINMMPWQGDTNNMIDRFDVRAHLDYIPTFTPPLLSSVTPEQESEERKCNYERYRGLVQNDFASISEEQCLYQIQMDELYGGLQRPNEDEKKKLAKEKATIGYTYEDSTVTEPGEEEEKGEEDDSENSESEEDEGIPDIDVEVDVDELNTEQELDLNKMATPYGMSEGDFVRMLRKDKDEVEAIKHAKALEAEKAMYSGRRSRRQRREFREKRLKGRQISPPSYARRDSPTYDPYKRPQSESSSESRSRSRSPGPEKITFITSFGGSDEEAATATQAPPPVHSGHTPANSLHHPAGHSRGSRRRSSSSPSSSSRSSSNGSSSRSSSRSRRNTRRGGGRDRRYSRSRSRRRSDSRSRGRGANGERAGSRRRYNRTRSRSNDRDRNRDRDREMDRGRDRDAGCRFTARRSTRSRSDSRQGERARRGGRGRSSGGHRRGVSSSPSASQSPQLSCTPSPSHKGGQPSATALCDKLRKPDTPGGKETGAAKPKMTPQEKLKIRMQKALNRQSKADKKAAQAKVMQQENKRAEREGELRAMARKIRMNGVCSRERERREKERDEWERQYGRQSHSPSPSKYGRDYSSSRRRSRSRSRSPYYRY from the exons GATGCCCTGGCAGGGAGACACCAACAACATGATTGACAGGTTTGACGTGAGAGCCCACCTGGACTACATCCCCaccttcaccccccccctcctcagCTCAGT CACCCCAGAACAGGAGTCAGAGGAGAGGAAGTGCAACTATGAGCGTTACAGAGGCCTGGTGCAGAACGACTTCGCCAGCA TCTCTGAGGAGCAGTGTTTGTACCAGATTCAAATGGATGAGCTCTACGGTGGATTACAGAGGCCAAATGAGGATGAGAAGAAAAA GCTCGCTAAGGAGAAGGCCACCATTGGCTACACGTACGAGGACAGCACTGTGACCGAgcctggggaggaggaggagaaaggggaggaggatGACTCTGAGAACAGCGAATCAGAAGAGGATGAGGGCATCCCCGACATTG ATGTGGAGGTGGATGTTGATGAGCTCAACACAGAGCAAGAGTTGGATCTGAACAAGATGGCCACCCCATATGGAATGTCAGAGGGGGACTTTGTCAG GATGCTGAGAAAAGACAAGGATGAGGTGGAGGCAATCAAACATGCCAAAGCTCTGGAGGCAGAGAAGGCCATGTACTCG GGCCGTCGTTCTCGCCGTCAGAGGAGGGAGTTCAGAGAGAAGAGACTGAAGGGCAGACAGATCAGCCCACCCAG CTATGCCAGGAGAGACAGCCCCACCTACGACCCCTACAAACG GCCTCAGTCGGAGTCAAGTTCGGAGTCACGGTCGCGCTCCCGTTCCCCGGGCCCCGAGAAGATCACCTTCATCACCAGCTTCGGAGGCAGTGACGAGGAGGCTGCCACGGCTACCCAAGCCCCACCCCCTGTCCACTCTGGCCACACCCCCGCCAACTCGCTGCACCACCCCGCAGGTCATAGCAGGGGCTCCCG ACGCCGCTCTTCCTCcagcccctcctcttcctctcgctCCTCCTCCAATGGCTCCTCCTCTCGTTCCTCCTCTCGCTCCCGCCGCAACACGCGCCGCGGAGGAGGCAGGGACAGGCGGTATTCCCGCTCCAGGTCGAGACGGCGCTCGGACTCGCGGTCTCGCGGCAGGGGAGCTAACGGGGAAAGAGCTGGGTCACGGAGGAGATACAACCGGACACGGTCCCGCTCCAATGACAGAGACCGGAACCGGGACAGAGACCGGGAGATGGACAGGGGACGGGACCGGGATGCTGGGTGTCGATTCACCGCACGCAGAAGCACACG ATCCCGCTCAGACTCTCGGCAGGGGGAGCGTGCCAGGCGGGGGGGTAGGGGGCGTTCTTCTGGAGGCCACCGAAGGGGGGTCAGCAGTAGCCCCAGTGCCTCCCAGTCCCCCCAGCTCAGCTGCACCCCCTCACCCTCCCACAAAGGAGGGCAGCCCTCTGCCACTGCTCTCTGTGACAAGCTGAGAAA GCCTGATACTCCGGGTGGTAAAGAGACAGGAGCTGCCAAA CCCAAGATGACCCCTCAGGAGAAGCTGAAGATACGCATGCAGAAGGCGTTGAACAGACAGT CCAAGGCGGATAAGAAAGCAGCGCAGGCGAAAGTCATGCAGCAGGAGAATAAGCGAGCG gagcgagagggagagcTTCGAGCCATGGCACGCAAGATCCGGATGAA TGGTGTGTGTTCCAGGGAGCGAGAGCGtcgggagaaggagagggatgagTGGGAGAGACAATACGGACGACAGAGTCACTCGCCCTCCCCGTCTAAATATG GTCGTGACTACAGCTCCTCCAGAAG GAGGTCCCGCTCCCGCTCGAGGAGTCCATACTACCGCTACTGA